The region CTATCGAAGCGTGTATCTCCTACTACTTCTACATTCGTATAATGGAGCTGGTTAAGCAATGACTTAGAAACTTCATTTTGCACAAAGTAATAAGTGAATGCACTCAATGCTTTTCTATAAAACCCGCCATACCACTTAAAGAATACCTGATCTGGTCTAAATATTCCTGAGACTAGATAAGTTGGTGTATTTCGTTTGTGTAATTGATTTAAGTAATTAGGCCAATATTCATATTTAACAAAGAACACTTTCTCAGGATGACATAGTTTTAAGAATTGCTTAGCATTAGCTATTGTATCCATAGGAAGATATAGTGTTGCATCGGCAATAGTATTGTTTTTCTTTACTTCATACCCTGATGGAGAGAAGAATGTTAGTACGATCTTATGTGAGGGGAACTTTACTTTTAATTGTTCCATAATAGGAAGCCCTTGTTCATATTCACCTAATGAAGCTACGTGTACCCAAAACACTTGATCTGTGGCAGATATACGTTCTTGAAGTATTTTAAAGGATTGTTTTCTTCCTGATACAAATAGGCTTATTTTTTTGTTGAACAGCGCGATAATTTGTATGAAAAAGATAGAAATATAGGTCAGTAGATTATATAGAAAAAACATAGGTAAATCTTTATTGAGCGAAATTACGTTTCTTTTGATAAAGTTTGGGCTTTGGGTTAAAGAATTTATTATTTTTGTAAGGATAACTAATATCGAAACAGAATGCTATTTGTATATGCAACTAGTTGGTTACTATATAAGTAGTTGAAAAGATATAAAAGACAATTAGAATGAGAAAAATTCAAATGGTTGACTTGAAAGGTCAATATGAAGGAATAAAGGAAGAAGTGAATCAATCGATTCAAGAAATATTAGAATCTTCTGCCTATATCAACGGACCACAAGTACACGCATTTCAAGCTAATCTAGAGAAGTATTTAGGTGTTAAGCACGTTATACCGTGTGCTAATGGTACTGATGCTCTTCAGATTGCTATGATGGGACTAGGGTTAAAACCTGGTGACGAGGTGATCACTGCTGACTTTACTTTCGCTGCTACAGTAGAGGTAATCGCATTGTTACAATTGACTCCGGTATTAGTAGATGTTTGTCCTGAGACATTCAATATCTCTATTGAGGCTATCGAGAAAGCAATTACTCCTAAGACTAAAGCTATCGTACCTGTTCACTTATTTGGACAGTCTGCTGATATGGATGCCATCATGAAATTAGCAGAGAAACATAATTTATACGTTATCGAAGACAACGCACAAGGTATCGGAGCTAACTATACTTACCCTGATGGTAAAGTAGTGAAGACTGGTGCTATCGGACATGTGGCTGCTACTTCATTCTTCCCATCTAAGAACTTAGGTTGTTATGGAGACGGTGGAGCTATATTCACTAATGATGATGCATTAGCACATACATTAAGAGGTATCGTAAATCATGGTATGTATGAGCGTTACCACCATGATGTAGTAGGGGTGAACTCTCGTTTAGACAGTATTCAAGCTGCTGTATTAAATGCTAAGTTACCTAACTTAGACGCGTATAATGTAGCTAGACGTACTGCTGCTCAGAAGTATTCTGCTGCTTTAGCTAATCATGTTAATATCATTACTCCTAAAGTAGATGGTAATGAGAACAGTCACGTATTCCACCAATATACACTTCGTATCGTGAATGCTGATCGCGATGGACTATTAGCTCACTTACAAGGTAAAGGTATTCCATGTGCAATATACTATCCAATACCGTTACACAATCAAAAAGCGTATTTAGACGCTCGTTATAACGAGGCTGACTTCCCTATCACTAATCAGTTAGTAAAAGAAGTTCTTTCTTTGCCAATGCATACTGAATTAGATGATGAGCAAATCAAAGTAATCACTGATGAGATTAAAGCATTCTTAGGATAATCATTGAGAATTATAAATACGAAAAAGCAGACTATTATAGTCTGCTTTTTTTGTTGGTATAGGTTATTACTCTTTAGTATTTAGAATAATTACAAACGATACTAAAGCACAACTTAGTAATGAGATGGCTACGATACTCATAGATCCATTATTAAGACTATTCAGTAATATAGATGTCATAAATGTAAAGGCTAGCTGAGAAGCTCCGAAAAGAGCTGAGGCAGTACCTGACTCTGCTTTAAAAGGTGCTAATGCTAATGTGGTAGTTGTAGGGAATAATAATCCTAACGGCAGTACGAAAAAGAACAAGGGAATCAGCTGTATATAGATGTTTAGTTGTAATTCTATGAATAACCATAAGAGTAGTGCTGCTATAATCTGTATACTAGTTCCTAGTTTTATTATATTTTTAGGTGATAATCTTTTTCTCAAGACAGAGGATGTTAAGAAAGATCCCAACATTAGTCCACAAGAGTTTCCCATAAAGACAAAGCTAAAGTGTGTGCTTGATAGTCCTCCTGCTTCCATGACAAGTACAGGAGAGTTAGAGATGTAAAGCATTAGGCAACTAAATGTAATACTTCCTATAATGGTGTATGTGATAAATACTTTGTTCTTAAATAGATTAATGTAGTTAGTCAATATACTAGATACATTTAACGAAGTCAATCTGTTAGAATAATCTTCCTTTAAAAAAGAAACTGTCATACATATACTCAAAGTGGCAAATAATGCCATAGCAGTAAATACTTGTCTCCAATCAAAATATTTTAATATAATATTACCTAGTATAGGGGCAATAATAGGTGCTATACCACCGATTACGGCTAATATGCTGAATATCTTTAGGGTTTGGTCTTTTTCAAAACGCTTGTTCACGATTGCTCTTGCAATAACGACTCCGCCGCTACTCCCAAAGGCTTGTAAGAAACGGTACATCCACATAACCTTGATATCTTTAACAAAAATAACAGCTAAAGAAGATAGTATAAATATACTAAGACAGATAACAATAGGTTTCTTACTGCCATATTTATCAGATATAGGACCCCAAAATAATTGTCCTATAGCTAGTCCTCCTAAAAAAGTAGATAAGGATATTTGTACTTGATTGACTTCTGTGTTTAAGTCTGATGCTATTTTAGGAAAAGCTGGTAGATACATATCTATTGCTAAAGGACCTAATGCTGTAAGACTTATGAGTGTAAATATAAGAATCCACTCTTGGTAAGATAGTTTTTCCAATTAAATTGAGTTTAAAAAAAGCCCTTGGAATGATAAACCAAGGGCTATTTATATTGTACCTTAAATTTGCAACTCCCATTTACTGCGAATCAATTCTCCTTTACATAGCTTTAATTAATTCTATAACCACACTACAGTATGCTTTTATCATTAATTTTACTCTGTTTTGTATAATTTATTCTCGTTTAAATGTTTTCTGTCGATTTAAGGTTATATGTTATGCCTAATTATGCTGAGTGAGTTTCAGCATCTTTATTGATCTTCTTGATTAGTCCAACTAATACTTTACCAGGTCCAACCTCTGTAAATAAAGAAGCACCATCGGCAATCATTTGCTCTACAGATTGTGTCCATCTAACAGGAGCAGTTAACTGAAGAATAAGGTTTTTCTTGATTTGTTCAGCATCACTTACAGCGTTAGCTGTTACGTTTTGGTATACAGGGCAAGAAGGAGTATTAAAAGTAGTTGCTTCAATAGCAGCTGCTAGTTCTTCACGAGCTGGTTCCATCATAGGAGAGTGAAATGCACCACCTACAGGAAGTAACAAAGCTCTCTTCGCTCCAGCTTCTTTTAAAGCTTCGCATGCTTTCTCAACTGCAGTAGTTTCTCCAGAAATCACTAATTGACCAGGGCAGTTATAATTAGCTGCAACTACAACACCATCAATGTCAGCACATACTTTCTCTACGATATTGTCTTCTAAACCTAGAACAGCCGCCATTGTAGAAGGTGTTATTTCACAAGCTTTTTGCATAGCCATAGCTCTTTGAGAAACGAGCTTAAGTGCATCTTCGAAAGCAAGTGTTCCATTAGCTACTAAAGCAGAGAACTCTCCTAGCGAGTGCCCAGCTACCATTTCGGGTTTAAAGTCTTCTAATGTCTTAGCTAAGATAACCGAGTGTAAGAATACTGCTGGTTGAGTTACTTTAGTCTCTTTAAGTTCTTCGGCAGTACCTTCAAACATAATATCTGTAATTCTGAAACCAAGGATTTCGTTTGCTTTTTCGAACATCTCTTTAGCTAGTGGTGAGTTTTCGTATAAGTCTTTTCCCATTCCTGTGAATTGAGCTCCTTGACCTGGAAATACGTATGCTTTCATAAGTTTAGTTTTAAATTTTGTTAGGGCAAAAATAAGGTATTTTTATCAGTTAACCATATAGGCATAAAAAAAGCCATCTGATTATCAGATGGCTTTTTTCTTATAGTTTTAAAGTCTTATTGAAGAACTCCGATACGATTATCTTTAATCTTAGCGTTGTCTTTTAATACTTTTAAGATTTGCATTTGAGCTGCTCCTCTAACTGTGTTTTCTACTTTAGCTTTATAGCTAGCGTATCCACCCTTTAATTCAGGAGCTTTAGCTACATTTTTAGTTTTAATCATGTAGACACCTTGTAACCCATCAATAAGTTTAGAATCTTTATCTACAGCTGTAGCAAATGCAGTCCCTATAACTAATGGCTCATTACCAATATTAGTGATAAGTGGAGCAGCAATAGTAGCATCACTCATAGAAGCAATAGATGCTTTAGAATTATTAGAAACTTCTTGAATAGTAGCACCATTCATTTTCTTTCTAAGAATAACTGCTTTTTTCTCATTCATTAAGATAGGCTCTATGATAGTTCTAACTTCTTTTACAGGAGCTAAACCACTGTCGTTTTTAGTCGTTACTTTAACTATAATGTGACCATCAGCATTATCAAATCGTTTGATAGCGTTATCTTTAGTTTCTTTGTTGAAAGCCCAAGAAATAATTCCTCTTTGATTACCAGCACCTGGTAAGAATTCCTCAAATGGTCTAACAGTAACATTGTTTTGAGTTGTAAACCCAAGACCTTCTGCTGTAGCAATAAAGTCTTTAGCAGTAGGAGCATCTTGTTCTAACTGAGTTGCTTTAGTGAATAATTCATCAGCAGTTACATCAGATACTTCTATTTTACGAGCTACAGTAGCTAATTTAGCACCTTCTTTTTTATCATTTACTTGAATGATGTGGTATCCAAAGTCAGTTTCAACTAAACCAATACTACCTATAGCATTGTTGAAAATGAAGTTATCAAATGGTTTAACCATTTGTCCTCTTGGAATATCTTCATATTTACCACCATTGTTTTTAGAACCTGGATCCTCTGAAGTTAATAATGCTTCAGTAGCAAATGAAGAAGGAGTAGCTTTAACTTTTGCTAAAATTTCTTCAGCTTTAGTTTTAGCTTCTTCTTTAGTTCTAGTAGCTCCTTGAGATTGCGATCCTGCAAAACCAATTAAGATGTGAGAAGCATCAACTCTCTGACCAGCTTTCTTGTCAATCATTCTAGTGATACAATAATACTCACCCATAATGTATGGTCCAAAGGTTTGACCAGGCGCCAAGTTGAATAATTCTTCTTGATATTCTAATGGAAGGTCTTTCTTAGTATAGTAAAGACTGTCAAATTTAATGTCTGAATTTGTATTTACAAACGTTTCAATATCTTTTACAGTTTTAAAACCAGGGATAGTATCGTTCTTTTTAGTAGAAGCATTATACTGAACCGTAGGCTTTAAGTATCCTTCAATAGTTTCTTTTACAGTTTCTTTATCAGAAGCTGAAGGTTGGCTAGGTAGGAATGCATATTGTAATTCACGAGTAGGATCAGATTTGAATCTATTACTGTGTTTTTTCATGAAATCAACAATCTCATTGTCAGAGATAGGTGTTTCTTCATTGTTTACTGTAGAATAAGGAACTGTTACATAGTCAAAAGAAACTTTATTGTTTTCGTTTGTATATGCATTTTTAGCTTCCACATTTGTAGTATAGATACCACCTTGAACTAATGAGAAATACATTTGTTCAAGACCAACTTTTTCAAGTTCTTTCTCATAAGCTAACCATGAATTCCATTGTTCTTGCCCCGCACTTTTCATCATAGCAACAAATTGATTGAATTTGTTAATGTCGAATTGTCCTAAAGCATTTTGAAATTCAGGATTATTAGCAAAGTTTGGATTGTTTTTTACAACGTTTACTAATTGGTCTTTACCAATTCTAATACCTAATTTTTCGAATTCATTAGATAATAAGATGTTGTTAACCTCACCATTCCAAATTGTAACACCTGCTTGGGTATTACTCATTTGACCTTGCTTTTCAGCCTGAGCTACCTTGTGTAAGAATTCTTGTGTGTTAATTTCTTCACCATCTACACTACCAATGTTTCTCGATAGTCCACCTCCCGTGCTTCTTACTACGTCGCCAATAACGAATGCTAATAGAGCAATACCTATTACGGCAATTAACAGAGCGGATTTTTGTCTAATTTTTGATAAAACTGCCATGCTTTTTTATTATGTGTAATTTTTTTCAGTGAGCGAAAATACAATTATCTATTTAATAATAAAAGTAGTAGTGCTATTATTTTAGTAGTTTTATTAAGTTTTTATTGGGATTTAAGATTTATTTTTTTTTAGAATTTACAAATGCAATTGAATTTGAACGATTTTAATTGATAATAGGGGTGGAATAGTTTAATGAAAAAGGGATGAGTTCGTAAACTCATCCCTTTTATAATTAGTTCTTTTGCTTGTAATGATTCTCCATTCTTTTTGCATATTTTCTTCTAAAGAAGAACATGAAAATCGCAAAAACTGTTGCGGCTAAACTTAACCATATATCGTAATTACTTGCGATCAGTTTTGTAATAATATCATATATAAACAATGCTGCTATAAAAAGATAAAAATAAGGTATAATGTGAAGTGGTTTCATTTATTTGTTTTTGTTATCTACACTTTCAGCGTAGCTATTTGTAGCTTTTACTTTAGTCATCTTAGTGTCAAAATCGACACCTATTCCTTTAGTGAAATTTACACTATCTGTTGATGCTTTGTACTTTCCTTCTGTGAAAAACCATTCGTTTTTTTGGTCATAATACAGTTGATCAGAATTTAATTTCTTGCCATCATGCGTTGTTATTATCACATTACCTTGCAAATCAATCAAATCTGTTTTAGTATATCGGATTGCGTAATCTGCCACAACCGTATTTTTATTATTCTCTTTGTCAAAAATAGTTAGATGTATTCCCTTAGGAAATTCTGTGAAAGGAAATTTAACATTGCTGTAATCTAACATTTTTGGGCTTACTAATATCGCTTTTACTTTGCCAGAATCTATGTATTGACCAGTCATGTTTTCAACTTCACTTGCAGGGAAAAAACTTACTTTGTTAAAATTCTGTATTTCCTTAAACTTGCTTTCACATGAAAGTATCGAGGTTAATATAATACTAATTAGTAGTATTCCTAAGGATTTAGAAATTAGTTTCATCATATTAGCTTAGTACAATTTGATTAATCAAAACGTCTTTTTTGGAACCAAAGATCATTTAATGAGAAACCTACATTTATACTGAAGTAGTTCTCTTTCGTTAAACCATTGTTTTTAGTTCCTCTGCTACCATACTCAAAGCCAATATTTAAATTCGTGAATTTTCTTGGATCACCAATAGGAAAACCAAATCCAGCGGTAACTGCCATGTCTTTTATTGATTGGTCACGCAGTACTAATCCTGTATTCTCGTACTTAAATCCTGCTCTATAAACAATTCTATCAAAATAGCTTGTAAAAGAATTGTATTTTGGAATGTAGAAACCTCCAACAGTGAATCTATTAGAATTTTCATAACTAGCTAGAGTGCTTGTATTCCATGTATCTGATAGTTTGCTATTTTGTGTGAAAGTATATTGTCCACTCACAAACCATTTTAGATCCTTTCCAATACCTGCTCCCATAGAGAGTACTTGAGGATTAGTTATTTTTTTTGAAGCATCTACTAGTATAGTTTGATCTACAACTGAGTTTATCTTTATAACTTGAAGTTGTGTTAGATTATCATTGGTCCATTTTGTTTCTGGGCTATATGTTACATTTGCCTGTACATCATACTCTTTTAATTTACCTGTATACTGAGCAGATACATTAAATGAAAAACCTTTATAGTCTAGTTTTCTATATTCTCTTGTTATATTTTGAAGTGAAGAACCATCACCTATATCAGTGATGTTTTCATATAAATCATTTTTAGTATTACCAAAATGGTATCCAGCATCAAAACCAAAAGACAAATTCTTGTTTAATTCATAACCAGCACCTACGAAAGCTTTGTTTATTCCTCCATTACCTTCATATTTTGAATTTATTTTTTGACCTTGTGGATTCAGCCTTTCCCCTTCCATTTTATAACCAACATTAGAATAAGGTAATAAACCGAATATTACACCAAATTTTTTAGCAATAGGCAAACCTACTACTACATAGTCGATAGTTTGTCTAGTGGCATTGTCAGTGTTATTATCATTTTTGAAGTTATAAGAAGTTGATGTTGCTCCTAATGAAAAGGTAGTTCTTTTTAACTTACTAAATGAAGCGGGATTTTTTAAATTTATATGAATACTATCTGCGTATACACTCGTTCCCCCCATTGCTTTGTATTCATTGGTACCATTATAATTAACATTACCTACACCATAGTAAGAGTATGGAGATGCATCGCCTTGTTGAGCTAGAGCGGCTGTACCGCATAGTAGACTTAGGCTAAAGAAGATTTTTTTTATCATTTTCAATTATGTATTGATATAAATTGTTCAGACTTTCTAGTAAGAAGTTTGAATTAGCAAATATGACATTTTTTAATCTTTTGACCAAAAAAAGTGTATCACCTCCTGTCAAAATTATTTTAATATCAGGATATAAGGATTTGTATTGATTAATTATACCATCAATTTCTTGTGTAATACCATTAATAACTCCTGAATGTATAGATTGGTCTGTTTGGTTGCCAATTAAATAATCAATATCGATTGGTGAAAGTAGGGGGAGTTTTTCTGTATAGTGATTAAGTGCTTTATATCTAAGTAACAAACCAGGGGAGATGGCTCCTCCTAAATATTCATTTCTGTGATTGATGAATTCATATGTTATACAAGTTCCCGCATCTATAACTAATCGATTACAATTAGGATGCTGTAAAACTGCTCCAGCAGCTAGTACCATTCGATCAATACCTAATGTACTAGGAGTTGCATATAGATTTTTGAAGGGAAATATACTTTCATGTGAAATAATTATTATTTCAGTGTTTTTTTTTAACCAATCAAATGTTTGAGTATTTAGCTTTCCAACGCTTGAAAGGATTATTTTTGTCTTAGAAGTATTTTTTTCTAATATTTCTATTATTTTTTTTTCAAAAAAAACTTGTTCGAAAACTTGAGTCTCTAAAACTGTATCTTTTTCAAACATAGCTATTTTGGTTCTGGTGTTTCCTATATCAATTGCTATAATCATAGTGTTCTTCTTGTGTTAGACAAAGGTAGTAAATGATTTTTTTTATAAAAAGTTTTGGAAGAATGAAAATCTGTTATATATTTGCAACCGCTTAGCAGAACAAGATTGTTCTCTTCTAAAAGCCAATTGGTGCCTTAGCTCAGTTGGTAGAGCAATGGACTGAAAATCCATGTGTCCCTGGTTCGATTCCTGGAGGCACCACAAAATTTGCTTTTAGTTGTTAGTTTTTAAGAAGGTGCCTTAGCTCAGTTGGTAGAGCAATGGACTGAAAATCCATGTGTCCCTGGTTCGATTCCTGGAGGCACCACAATTTAAACATTAAGCGTATATTAAAAAGGTGCCTTAGCTCAGTTGGTAGAGCAATGGACTGAAAATCCATGTGTCCCTGGTTCGATTCCTGGAGGCACCACAGAAAAACCGCTATATATAGCGGTTTTTTTTATGCCTAATTATGAATAATAGTCAAAAGGGATCAATCTCAAAAGTTGTGTTTACGCATAAAGCTTAGTCAATCTGTATAAGAAGAAATCAATATCTCTTACTCCTCTAAATTGAGCTCTGAATGCTTTAATTTTGGCATTCTTCAAGAGTGGCTCAAGAGCTCTTCAATAAAAAGGTTTATAGAAGAGCAATATTTGCTGTAATGTTGAAGAGATAATGGATTATAGTCAAAA is a window of Myroides oncorhynchi DNA encoding:
- a CDS encoding 3-deoxy-D-manno-octulosonic acid transferase, encoding MFFLYNLLTYISIFFIQIIALFNKKISLFVSGRKQSFKILQERISATDQVFWVHVASLGEYEQGLPIMEQLKVKFPSHKIVLTFFSPSGYEVKKNNTIADATLYLPMDTIANAKQFLKLCHPEKVFFVKYEYWPNYLNQLHKRNTPTYLVSGIFRPDQVFFKWYGGFYRKALSAFTYYFVQNEVSKSLLNQLHYTNVEVVGDTRFDRVSQILEHDNTLLFLEDFTNHKTTKTIVIGSSWPEDEKLLATYINKVEDENIKFIFAPHNIKKEQINNLVQSLTVPTVLHSEHQDKDLTQYRVYIIDAYSILTKAYSYADIAYIGGGFGAGIHNILEAATYGVPVIIGPNYKKFQEAKDMITLGSCIVVNSQSDLDHIFNDLLQDEAKRVKLGETSNHFILKNKNATDKIIKHIQ
- a CDS encoding DegT/DnrJ/EryC1/StrS family aminotransferase; protein product: MRKIQMVDLKGQYEGIKEEVNQSIQEILESSAYINGPQVHAFQANLEKYLGVKHVIPCANGTDALQIAMMGLGLKPGDEVITADFTFAATVEVIALLQLTPVLVDVCPETFNISIEAIEKAITPKTKAIVPVHLFGQSADMDAIMKLAEKHNLYVIEDNAQGIGANYTYPDGKVVKTGAIGHVAATSFFPSKNLGCYGDGGAIFTNDDALAHTLRGIVNHGMYERYHHDVVGVNSRLDSIQAAVLNAKLPNLDAYNVARRTAAQKYSAALANHVNIITPKVDGNENSHVFHQYTLRIVNADRDGLLAHLQGKGIPCAIYYPIPLHNQKAYLDARYNEADFPITNQLVKEVLSLPMHTELDDEQIKVITDEIKAFLG
- a CDS encoding multidrug effflux MFS transporter, whose translation is MEKLSYQEWILIFTLISLTALGPLAIDMYLPAFPKIASDLNTEVNQVQISLSTFLGGLAIGQLFWGPISDKYGSKKPIVICLSIFILSSLAVIFVKDIKVMWMYRFLQAFGSSGGVVIARAIVNKRFEKDQTLKIFSILAVIGGIAPIIAPILGNIILKYFDWRQVFTAMALFATLSICMTVSFLKEDYSNRLTSLNVSSILTNYINLFKNKVFITYTIIGSITFSCLMLYISNSPVLVMEAGGLSSTHFSFVFMGNSCGLMLGSFLTSSVLRKRLSPKNIIKLGTSIQIIAALLLWLFIELQLNIYIQLIPLFFFVLPLGLLFPTTTTLALAPFKAESGTASALFGASQLAFTFMTSILLNSLNNGSMSIVAISLLSCALVSFVIILNTKE
- the fabD gene encoding ACP S-malonyltransferase, whose translation is MKAYVFPGQGAQFTGMGKDLYENSPLAKEMFEKANEILGFRITDIMFEGTAEELKETKVTQPAVFLHSVILAKTLEDFKPEMVAGHSLGEFSALVANGTLAFEDALKLVSQRAMAMQKACEITPSTMAAVLGLEDNIVEKVCADIDGVVVAANYNCPGQLVISGETTAVEKACEALKEAGAKRALLLPVGGAFHSPMMEPAREELAAAIEATTFNTPSCPVYQNVTANAVSDAEQIKKNLILQLTAPVRWTQSVEQMIADGASLFTEVGPGKVLVGLIKKINKDAETHSA
- a CDS encoding peptidylprolyl isomerase, whose product is MAVLSKIRQKSALLIAVIGIALLAFVIGDVVRSTGGGLSRNIGSVDGEEINTQEFLHKVAQAEKQGQMSNTQAGVTIWNGEVNNILLSNEFEKLGIRIGKDQLVNVVKNNPNFANNPEFQNALGQFDINKFNQFVAMMKSAGQEQWNSWLAYEKELEKVGLEQMYFSLVQGGIYTTNVEAKNAYTNENNKVSFDYVTVPYSTVNNEETPISDNEIVDFMKKHSNRFKSDPTRELQYAFLPSQPSASDKETVKETIEGYLKPTVQYNASTKKNDTIPGFKTVKDIETFVNTNSDIKFDSLYYTKKDLPLEYQEELFNLAPGQTFGPYIMGEYYCITRMIDKKAGQRVDASHILIGFAGSQSQGATRTKEEAKTKAEEILAKVKATPSSFATEALLTSEDPGSKNNGGKYEDIPRGQMVKPFDNFIFNNAIGSIGLVETDFGYHIIQVNDKKEGAKLATVARKIEVSDVTADELFTKATQLEQDAPTAKDFIATAEGLGFTTQNNVTVRPFEEFLPGAGNQRGIISWAFNKETKDNAIKRFDNADGHIIVKVTTKNDSGLAPVKEVRTIIEPILMNEKKAVILRKKMNGATIQEVSNNSKASIASMSDATIAAPLITNIGNEPLVIGTAFATAVDKDSKLIDGLQGVYMIKTKNVAKAPELKGGYASYKAKVENTVRGAAQMQILKVLKDNAKIKDNRIGVLQ
- the lptC gene encoding LPS export ABC transporter periplasmic protein LptC — protein: MMKLISKSLGILLISIILTSILSCESKFKEIQNFNKVSFFPASEVENMTGQYIDSGKVKAILVSPKMLDYSNVKFPFTEFPKGIHLTIFDKENNKNTVVADYAIRYTKTDLIDLQGNVIITTHDGKKLNSDQLYYDQKNEWFFTEGKYKASTDSVNFTKGIGVDFDTKMTKVKATNSYAESVDNKNK
- a CDS encoding type III pantothenate kinase gives rise to the protein MIIAIDIGNTRTKIAMFEKDTVLETQVFEQVFFEKKIIEILEKNTSKTKIILSSVGKLNTQTFDWLKKNTEIIIISHESIFPFKNLYATPSTLGIDRMVLAAGAVLQHPNCNRLVIDAGTCITYEFINHRNEYLGGAISPGLLLRYKALNHYTEKLPLLSPIDIDYLIGNQTDQSIHSGVINGITQEIDGIINQYKSLYPDIKIILTGGDTLFLVKRLKNVIFANSNFLLESLNNLYQYIIENDKKNLL